CACAACCCATGCcacctttttttattcttatcaatcCAATCAAATTGATAAAATAATGTAGGTTTCTACGAAGAGAACTTTCGATGATGAGTAAGTTTGCTAGATTTGAGATTTATTAGCCCCTAACTGCAggacaaaactaaaaaaagagTAACATTAGAGAGCTTTAAACATTTAGAGTTCGATTCCTCACCTCAAGACAAAGGTTCCGCAATGCAACATTTCTAATATAAGTCCATGATTCTTGGAGAGCTTCCAGTCTGGCTCATCACACCCTTGGCCCCTCCATCAATCTATTTCGCCCTAATTTAAGTCAGCATGATATGGAGAACTGAACAGTTGATCCTTCCTTCTTTCAGGAACCCCCATTTGAGGGAGGAAAGCTTCGAATTCATATTTAACTTGGGATTAAAgggaaaataataaagaaaaactgtttGAATAATGACTGATGTTGtgcttttatttatatataGTTCTTGAGGTTGGTGCACTAAAACGTGCAGAAGTCCAGGTGCCTTGTGCTGCTCATTTATTGCAcaagaattgaaaatattttgagcttttttaatacttgaaccaaaataaatatgaaaatagTATATTTTGCAAACTGCCAGCGTGAGGATGCGTACGTTCAAAagatttagatttttttttattttatcacggactaaaaaaaggaacacattTTAACTCCTGAGCGTAGTATGGCATGTCGTGAAATCAAAGTTTAAACTAGAGGCTTGTGCTTGTTCAAGCTAGCCATACATTTAGCCTTCTACCTCTCCCCTTGGGAGTTTGATCGTTAATTATATTTACTCTGTGTCGATGTATGCCCTATGAAGCAAATAACTTACGCATGTAAGTCAAGCTAACGAAGTAACTTCTTCGTGGCCGAAAACTTCTATAAACTTCTTTATCACTCATCGAGCAAGATCATCGCTACCCCTTCTGATCCACTGCAACTGCCTGCTGAAAACAACTCGGTAGCAAGTTTCCCTAGCTTTCCACTGGTACCCAAAAATAACGTCATCGAATACGTCACGAGTTTCCGAGGCGTAGTGAGTTTAAAAATTCATTCTGCCTTTAAGAGTCAATACAtagagaaaaaagagagagaactTATATATGTTATTCGTCAGCCGGGAGGTCTGTATCGGGAAACCTGTGCCCGACGTCTTGAGTacatatttttgttaattttcaatCGATGAATACATCCTCACCATGCTGACATGAGAGTTCCCTTGCAAACAAGTAAATAAGATGAATCATGGTGGGAGCTTCTCACCggttgtttcatttttcatttgagcTATGAGAAATAAGCGTGAACATTCTCGTTGGTCACACTCTAAGTGATTGAGAACCGTACTGGCTTGGGTGTCTTTGTTCCCATGACTTCCATTGTTGAGCTGAGCATTTATCACTTAGCCTTTGTAAAAGCtgtaaacaaaatcaataaCGTCATAGAAGCCTTTAATCAGCGTGAGACGAAAGGTTTGAATTAAACGGAAAATTGTTGCTTGATCATCACAATTACAATCTGCATTGTGCCTGTATGTGGTATTAGCTTTCTCTTTTTTGGTGTCAAggttttacaccaaaggaatttGTTACATATAAGCTCTCTTACGTTTTTCTATAATTTAGATAATTCAAAAGGTGACTTTGTTTTCTCATTAGATCCGGTCGAACTaatatgataatgataaagtCGATATTGGTTCCAAATCTTTTTAtcacaaatgaagaaaaaccaCAGATGATAATGGCTCTCTTTGCAGGGGTGGTTTTCGCATCACGTTTTGAGGACCGATAGTGATCATAACATTTTGCATGTACTTAATGATTGCACTGCAAGAAGAAAACTTTGGATAGTACCACACTCAAACAGTTCTCCAGGGAAAATTTGCAGGTGGGTACTCATTTGGCATGATGGCTAAAGGATCGTTTTAAAAAACTTTCTGAGTGGCATTCGTCTTACCTTTTACGCAAAGACCCCGTGGCCAACACATAAATTCTAGCAGCAGCAGATTTATTTAATTGTCTATCAGCTTTTTATGACCGAATTCGAACATGAAGATTTTTGATAAATCTTACAAGATATGGGGCGATGTTCAATAAAAGGAACAAATTCAAAGGGACGAGGAGAAACGTGCCTTAAGAAGTGTTTGGTTGTTACACTTTACCTAGGACACCACCACAACAGTAATTACTGGACGAGTGATTTAGCGGGGAATAGGACATTTTCtcctaaataaaaacaaatgcGTTCAGCTAACAGGATTTCGAAACTTGTTATCTCGTTATTCTGGTGCAATTGGCGATTATGCTCGCTCTCCTTTCTCcctttttaaaatgaaaaaacaaatgtgCGCTCTCTTGTGAGTTTTAGCACACACGGGGTTACAACATTGCATGTCTGAATTCTGGTGAAATTTTGAACTCGGATTCCGTCCTGGGTAACTCTCGATATAAATGTAGGCAGTGATTTTCAGCTGCTAGGAATTTACTATCTGCCAACTCTGACTTGTTTCAAGTAATATGATGAAGGGCGGGAATCTCCGACTCTTTGTTCAAGTTAGAGAAGACGGGAACTATAGAGGCTAAAAGCAATGCAAGGGAAGAAATTTCGTCTTTTAGGGTTCGAGTAAGAGCATATCTTGAAACAAATAACTCGATGGTAGCGACGGATGAAAACAGGAAATCATGAATGAAACCTAGTACAGGtgattttaattagttttgagTTCACTGGAAATATGGCCGGAAGCGACTAGTGTCGTTGTAATCTAATATGAATTGCAGAACTAGTATAGTGCTGCCACAATCAAGGAATCATTTGAGGTCCATTGGAAAATAGGCAACAACGACTTTTATTGCCGAAAAGTTCTAAAAGTGTCTAATTACAGGCACACTTTTCAGTCTGGAATTGTCACCCTGAAACAGCGCTTTTATAAACTTTAAGTTCCCAAAGACCTAGAAATCTGAAGTTCCGCCGGTTCTCTAACGCCTATCTGACGAATTGCCTGGGACTCCAAAAACCGCATATGTCCTCGATCAATATTGGGCTTTTTCACCCCTGACGCATGCATTAGAGAGGGGGAAGTGGGGGTGGAAGGTAAGGATCTCTTTAGCTACATAATTCAGAAAGTTTCCTTTTGAAACACTTCATCGGCGACGAACGCGTTCCATTTGACAACAGTTCCAGTCGTTGTAATCTTCCTTCTCTCATCACTATTAATTACTAATGGTGCCTGTCTCTATAACCGGGCGTAAATACACATAAGTACCAGTAGAGTAACAGCAAGTATTTGGAACACCTGACGAATCTCTGGGATTAAACCTCAATGAAATAACACCCCTTCCAGCGAAACAAGTAATGATTTGAATATTATTTTGGCTTTCAAGATTCTGGAATGTGACTGATTAATTTACAGGTAAAGGAAGATTGACATGAACGCCGAGTCATCGAAAAAGCGGAATCACAGTCCTATGGAGAGAGCAaacatattttctcttttatttttctggtGGATGAATGACACCTTGAAACTCGGCAACCAACGCCCCTTGCAAGACGAAGATCTGCTTTCCCTTCAAGAAGAATTCAAAACAGAGGCACTTGTTAACAAGCTTGAAGCAGAATGGCTTCAAGAATCAGCCATCTGCACTCGCAAAAATAAACAACCTCGTCTATGGAGGGTCGCGTTTAATATGTTCTCCTTCAAGAAATACCTGATGTTGGTGGCTGTCAAACTAACGCACTCTTTATCCAGTATCCTAACTCCCATAATGGTTTGGCTTTTCCTCTCCAGTTTATCAGAAAATGCGGATGTGAATAAAAGTTCTTCTATACTTCATGTTGTTGCCATCTCGTTTCTTACAGTTGTCAAGGGAATGACGCATCACCATTCATTTTTCTTAGCTGGAATATCCGCTCTGCAGCTGAAGGTTTCTGCTATCGGATTAATCTACAAGAAGGTATGAATTTCAATTTAATCTGAGGAAATTTTTTAGAGGATTATAACAAAAGCTCTCACAATCTCTATGGTTCAAAGTGTCCCACTCATGACACGAACAAAAGGTCAATAGAAACCGTCTGTCAGACTTATATTAAATGTCTTTGACCGCTCTGCTTATAGCAGAAAACCTAGAGAGACGAGCCAAGACGTCCACACTTTCCATTTCCGACTTTAGTCACTGTAGCATTACTGCACTTATAGCATATATTTTAGTACTTATCATAGCGTTTTCTTATCCTGTTGCAAAGAGGAGTTAGCATAACAAAACTtggaaatgtttcatttaaaaaaggGGAAACACCTATTACTTTTTACCTCTTACAGATTCTTAAGTCAAATCGACGTTCTTTGAATGAAATCGCATCTGGTCAAACGATCAACTTGGTCTCAAATGATGCCAATCGATTACAGGACGCTGTTTGGAGCATGCTGTTTTTCATGTTTGCCCCGATAGAAATTCTATCATCTGGGATACTTCTTTGGTTTTTAATTGGATGGCAGGCCCTCGTGGGAGCAGGTTTTTTCTTGATAGTGATTATATACATATCTGTGCTTTCCAAGAAAGCGGGCCGTCTAAGAGAAAATGCTGCATCCGTGACGGATAGACGTCTTGAGATTTTGAACGAGGTCATAACCGGTATTCGTTCAATTAAAATTCACGCTTGGGAATGGAACTTCAGAGATCTAATCAGGGACTTGAGAATGTAAGTATAAGTATTTTTCAAAGCGAACAATCGTCAAAAATAGGAAACAGTCAGTAACAACAACTTCTTCTTCTGCCATAACCAAAGTAATTCAGCCCGTCGTACAGTGCAACTAACAACAGTTTTGCCTCTCTTCTAACTTCTTAATCGTGCGCTAATTTTACGCTTTAATCAGTTATAAAACGATTTTGAGCAGGGAAAGATAAATTggctttctttttacttttgtcCACTACAATAGACTTAGGACTCTTACGGCAGATCTTGATAGTACTTATAGCCTCAGTATTTctcatagaaaaaaataataatttcaaatattgtccattttttttcagaaaggaGATCGGTATTATTCGTTGGAGAGGCGCCATTCTTTCAAGTTTTGATTCCTTGTACTTTACCAATACCCCTATTGCTGGGTTCATCTCCATCACAACACTACTTCTTACCAACAACCACCTGACAGCCTTTCAAATTTTCACGTTGATGTCAACTTTGAATGTTATAAagttctctgtttctgtttcCATGGGGGAAACACTTCATTTGTTAGCTGACGCTAAAGTGTCTTTTGACAGGATACAGAAATTCCTAGAAGTAAATTCCTTTCCCGGCCTTGGTGAGGATGACATCAAATTGAAGTTAAATGGTAGTCCTACGTTTGATCGTAAACACTTTGAGGCAGTTAATGCCCCTTTTGATAAGTTCACAAGCTTATTCACTATTCCCGAGAAAGAGCATattgaaaaagcatacttaaaAAGATCTCAAACAGAATCCTGGATCTCGTTAAAAAACATCTCTTGCAGCTGGAATCAGGAAGATAAATCAGATACATTGCATAATGTCTCggtcaatattttcaaaaatcaattCATCACCATCACAGGTCCAGTAGGTTGTGGGAAATCTTCTTTCCTGCAAGCAATACTGGGTGAACTACCTTGCAAAAGTGGCGAGATTCGGCATTCTGGAAGCATTGCATACGTACCTCAACTTCCGTGTCTTTTCTCGGGGACGATACAAGATAACATTACATTTGGCAAACCCCTTGATGAGATAAGATATCGAGAAATTATTGAAGCGTGCAGTTTGCACGAGGACCTCCAACAGTTCTTTAAAGGTGACTTGACACACATTGGGCAACGCGGAGTAAGTCTTAGTGGAGGACAGAGCTCGCGTATTTGTTTGGCCCGTGCGTTGTATGCGGACAGAGACATCTACTTGCTTGATGATCCTCTTAGTGCCGTTGATGCCCAAGTGGGAAAGCATCTTTTCAGAAAGTGCGTTCGTGGCTTGCTCTCTGAAAAAATCTGTGTTTTGGTGACCCACCAACATCAGTTTTTGGAAAGTAATGATGAAATCATTGTCATGGAACGAGGAAGCATTGAGTGCCAAGGAAAGTACTATGACCTGCTACATAACAAAATGTTGTCCAAGAATACATTTGCTGGGAAAAGATATCAGAGAAAAGAGTCTTTAAAAAGTTCAGTTCCTCTGCGCAGGCGTCGAACAGAAACGTCCCTTGGTCTCCCTACTATGGAAGCGGTTAAAGATGATTTAAACGAGGAGGGAGAGGACAGAATGATAGGAAAAGTATCGTGGACTCTTTATTGGAAATATTTCCGATCTGCTCTTCCAGCCGCGCTGCTGATGTGTCTCTTCGTTCTTGTATTGTTTGTTCAAGGTAATGCTTATACAGTTTTTTGCGCTTTTGTTTTATACTTAGCCGTATTAGGTCAATTTATTGTCAGAAATTGGGGATATGTTTTTATTCAATGGGACaagtttttttaatggtttgaGGAAAAGGTGGCAATTTTTCGATGGAGATATTTAGCCTCTCATTTCTGTTAAGTGTTTGTTTATAGATACTGTATTTCGATCGTTTGTATGCTTGCTTGCTTACGTACGCACGACTGTCTGGCCGGTTGGCCAGTCGGTCCGCTGCTTGATTGATTTTTAGATGAATCAATTCATGAACCTTTCTTTTGCAGTTGTTTTGATATCTCCATACTGGTGGTTGTCCCGAATTGCCAATATGTCTGATGCGGACCAGCAAAGAGACCTCGCTACACTTGGCATTTACGGATCATTAGTAATCGGCGCCCTTATTTTGTCCaccatgatttattttttattcctctcAACCCTTTTGCGAGCATCAGAGAAGCTTCATGACAAGATGTTCACAGCAATCATTAAGGCTCCAGTTGTTTTTTTCGACACCAACCCAGTTGGGCGCATCCTCAACCGCTTCTCTAAGGATGTTGGTTGCATGGACGACACACTGCCTCCACAGTTCCTTCTGGCAGTCCAGCTGTGCTTGTTTTCCTTGGGTTCCATTTTACTGCCTGCAGCAACTAATTACTGGTTGGTTATTGGCATTGCCCCCTTGATACTACTCTTCTTTTACTACGCAAGatattatttgaaaacatcaagAGAGCTAAAGCGGTTAGAGGCCATAAAATGCAGTCCAGTATATTCACACATATCAGATACAATTGCTGGCTTGGAAGTGATACGATCTTCTGACATGGCGGAAAGTTTCCTGCAGGATCTATACAGGCAAGTCTGAGTAGTTCTTCTATATGGCATTGACCAAAAATGAATATTACGTTATTTACAATCCCAGGTAAGTAATATCACGGTGAATTATCATATCTACCTTTGGCTTCAATCAATAAATTTATAGCCTTCCTTAGTATTGAGTAATTCAATAAAACAAGTGAAGCACCTTTGCCTTTAAAGTTGCATGTTCATAGGATTTTAGGGTCaccaatttcattttatttatacaACAAAAAGAGTGGGCACTTTAACATTAGGCGAGTCCAGAGCTCCTTAATGAATAGAAAGGGTATCAGTTAAATATTGCTAATAATTgaatttataaatgaaaatatctatTATTTCTACTGCGATTTAATGtagctttgaaaacttttttagaTACCAAGACCAAAACACGCCTGCGGCTATAATGGTTTTAGGGTGTGGCAAGTGGTTGGGCGTCCGTTTAGAATTACTTTGTAGTTTGCTCGTCACACTGGTAGCGGCAGGAGCTGTTCTAGCAACACAAATACCTGGTATTGTATACACAAATAATCCATTTATCCGGTGTCATTGACTTAAAGCGAACCTACAGCTAGACTGATGCTACTATTTCTAATAGCCCTTGCAGGAATGTCACTAATTTACGCATTAGAAACCTTGGATGCGGCTCAATTTGGTGTGCAGTTGACGTCAGAGACAGAGAACCTCATGACATCGGTTGAGAGAGTGGCAACATTCACTCAAATAGCTTCCGAACCCGGATATTTCACCCAAAATGAACGTCCACATTCATGGCCGACTAAAGGAAACATAAGTTTCAAAGACTTGTCCTTAAGATATACTGAAGGAAGTCATCGTGTCTTGAAGGATATTACTGTTGATATCAAGGATAAAGAGAAGGTTGGTTTGGTGGGGAGAACTGGATCAGGAAAGTCTTCCGTAGTAGCAGCTCTGTTCAGGATGCCCGAACCAGATGGCATGGTAAGTCTTCAAATGTAAATTCAGATTAAACGCGATAATTGCTCGGGGCCTAAGAATTATCAAATGCAAGTCGGTCTTTGGATTTCACTGGATAAATTCAGACTGTAAAATACGTTTAAGTATAAATATGATAAGTCGAGGTGGAGATACAGTAAAAGTTCACTTCGAACAGCATTACGACAGTACTACATGATGCAGTAGTAAATTGATATTTAACAAAATCATCGGATATATCTCAATAAATATTTGGGTTTTTTTAAGGTAATGGTCGATGGAATAGATCTGGaaacattaaatattcaagATGCTAGGCGAACATTTTCAGTGATAACTCAAGATCCTATTCTATTTGCGGGAAGCATAAGAGGCAACATGGATCCTTTCACGAAACTCGAAGACTATGAGATATGGAACGCTCTGGAAGATGTTCAAATAAAGCAATGGGTACAGCTGTTACCTGGAAAACTGCAATACAGACTTACAGAATCTGGAAGCAACCTGAGTGCTGGAGAGAGGCAGCTGCTGTGTCTTGCGCGTGTCCTATTACAAAAGAATAAAATCGTTATCCTCGATGAAGTAGCCGCTAATGTAGACTTTAAGACAGATCGTTTGATTCAAGAAGTCATACGAACCAAATTGAAAGACGTCACAGTGTTGACCATTGCCCATAGGCTAGAGACAATTATCGACTATGACCGGGTAATGGTCATTGATCAAGGCCGGGTGATTGAGTTTGATAAACCTGGTGCGCTTTTGAACAACAGAGGAAGCTACTTTGCTGAGTTAATGAAAAGCTATAACGGAACTGTTGCTTCATAAAGGTCTGACTGTATTGAAAGTCCAGATTATTTAGTGTCACTTTAGGTCGAAGAACGTCCGATGGTAACTTTTGCGCTTTCTAAGTGGGTGGAGAGGGTATGGCTTAAATAACAACCGTCTTGTCCGGCAATTTTTTCGATAAAGTGCCTGTTGTAAATGAGGCGTTAGTTTCTACTGAAATAATATCTTATGTGAAGTTATTTAGAGGAAcacaacaaattatttcaatttggCCGATTTGCCGGCCAATTGGCCGTTGTTGATAAGAATAAACACAACGCTGCTCGCGTCAACTGTTCTGCAATGCATTTACCAGCTCTCAAACATGGATGACGTCAATATTATAGTAAAAAATAAATCGAAAGTGGTTTAGACCGGTTTGCACTCTTATCGACAACGACATTCGTAATCGCAgtggttaaaattttttgtggACTCACTGAGCTGCGTCTCGTGAGTCCACAACATTTCGACCACTGTTATGACGAATGTCGTTGTCTGTAAGAGTACAGACCAAGATAAACCACTTTCGATTCGCTACTTTCCTGGTGCGATAATTTATCAGGATTTTTGAGACTAGATGGTATTTCTGTTACTTTTTGAGCTGAGGAAAGAAGCTTATGCCTCCCATCCTTTTATTTAATGTAACCCAGACATCTTATATTCATGATATGGACTAGTTCAGCGATTGGGGTAGAAGCGCGGGCTCATTATCCACGTGCACCGTGGCTAAAGGCGGTATCAACGAGATTTATTCGTCATTCGTGTTTGCGTTTTAGATTTTTTACTATGATTGTTTTTACAAATACTCCCGTCCGTACGTCAAGCCATTGTATAACGGATACACCACACATGTGTATGTTCGGCGTCCAGTCTTTTATTCCGCTGACAACAAACCAACTGACTCTGGGCTCTAAACCTTTCTCTATGCAAATTTAAGCTTGACGCGCTGGACTGGATCTGGTGTCAGAACGAGGTCAGTTGAACCGCCATTTTGCCGTGCTGAATGCCTTTGTTTATTTCTGCCAGCTTGCCGTCCGGtgtattttggttttgaattttggCCTTCGCCATGGCCATGATCGCTACTGCAACAGGTGTTTCAacgaaaaggaaagaaatatacAAATATGATGCGCCATGGACGATTTATGGCATGAATTGGAGTGTTAGACCAGACAAGCGTTTTAGGCTTGCTCTGGGAAGCTTCGTTGAGGAATACAACAACAAAGTGAGCTTGCGATCGATAAGTGTCTGTTTTTAGAGTTTCTTCTCAACTgatcaatttattcatttctttgctAGGTTCAAATAATTTACCTTGACGAAGAGACGGCGGAATTTGTAGTTCGAGCGACTTTTGACCATCCATACCCGACAACGAAAATCATTTGGATACCCGATAGTGTAAGATAGAAATCTACCGTTTGGTTTCGGTTATCTTTTATCGTCCTATCGCTGAAGATTTTAGTAGGTGCTTAGCTGGTGGTATTGAATCCATGCATTGTTAGTTCGTGCGCAAgattttcttgttaaatttACGGATAAAAGTTGTTGCTTCGCCAAAGCACATCTGGCATGCAGCTTGGCTAGGTGAATTTAGATGATCGCGATGAATACTCAACCATTTGCCAGTTTTTAATTGCTTCGCGTTTCGCATCCAAAATTCATTACCACTACGCTTTCAATTCAGATGATTGCGCACATCATCGAGTTCTTTGTTCTTTCAAGTCATCAACGAATTAACACCTTTGCCTCTTGGATACTGGTgttaaaacgtttttaaaaattgagtgAAAAGCAAGGAAGAATTTGTTCCTTATTTTGTTTGGTGTGTAGTACACCCATGCGATCACTGTGGTCTGTCTCCCATGTATTTTTATGCTAATCTTGTCATTATTGAAAAGTCCAAAAGTCGTATCTGACTCTACATGTATCCTATACCTTCAGATATTGATATAAATGTTTATAAATAAGCTGTTAATGACTTTCTTCAACAGGTGGAGACAGATCACTGTGCTTAACAGGCATGGTTAGATCTATGAATGGCTACCCTATTGCTTTCCATGATGGTTATACACAGATGCATTACATTTtcctgagtttttttttttgcaatgttttatcCACTATCATGCATACTCTTCCAACTACACATTTCCTACTGATGTGATGGGAAAAGTCTGCTTTAACAGTCTTGATCTGAAATGAGTTGTACCCAAACTAGTCTgattgtatttttctttatttcagttgtaattttcttggaatttaagctatgtaaatataaaattaattataattataagtCTTTCAAAATTCAACACACATGTTAAGCCATTAGGGAATAACAATCTTCTCTACATCATTAAACAATGCATGACAATGTATCATATATCTTTGTACAACAGAAGGGTGGCTATCCTGATTTAGTTGCAACATCTGGAGACTATCTTAGAGTATGGAGGGTCAGTGACTCTGAAGTGCGTCTGGAATGTCTTCTGAATAATGTAAGAATTCTGAGTTTTTTATGTtatcaaattgaaaaagttttgtttgagTTGTATACTAACTGTTTGATCATTGCAAACATGTAAGTGTTCTTTAGAAGTACTAAACAGGCCACATTTTTGCTGGTTTGTCATTTCTGAAGTGTTGAACTCCTGAATTAGACAACGCACCAAAGTTTAATACCTGTCTGGATCTGTCAAGAAGTTTTAACCTTTCCTAGCTAGTGAACAGTTTGTATAAAGACAGATGCTAAAGAATGATTGTGAGTCTGATacaaggaaggaaaaaaaacaacaacatgcGGATTATTGTGACAAAGTATTTTGTGTATTTGATGCatcttgctttgttttcattggCTAAGAGCCCACCATAACTATCCATATGTACTGCACCATCTACTTTAGCTACACTAACATTCTGCTCATGCACATTATGTTCATGCTCTTCCTTGGAAAATGGCTGATTGCTTCCTAAAGCt
This region of Pocillopora verrucosa isolate sample1 chromosome 3, ASM3666991v2, whole genome shotgun sequence genomic DNA includes:
- the LOC131774083 gene encoding ATP-binding cassette sub-family C member 4-like; this translates as MNAESSKKRNHSPMERANIFSLLFFWWMNDTLKLGNQRPLQDEDLLSLQEEFKTEALVNKLEAEWLQESAICTRKNKQPRLWRVAFNMFSFKKYLMLVAVKLTHSLSSILTPIMVWLFLSSLSENADVNKSSSILHVVAISFLTVVKGMTHHHSFFLAGISALQLKVSAIGLIYKKILKSNRRSLNEIASGQTINLVSNDANRLQDAVWSMLFFMFAPIEILSSGILLWFLIGWQALVGAGFFLIVIIYISVLSKKAGRLRENAASVTDRRLEILNEVITGIRSIKIHAWEWNFRDLIRDLRIKEIGIIRWRGAILSSFDSLYFTNTPIAGFISITTLLLTNNHLTAFQIFTLMSTLNVIKFSVSVSMGETLHLLADAKVSFDRIQKFLEVNSFPGLGEDDIKLKLNGSPTFDRKHFEAVNAPFDKFTSLFTIPEKEHIEKAYLKRSQTESWISLKNISCSWNQEDKSDTLHNVSVNIFKNQFITITGPVGCGKSSFLQAILGELPCKSGEIRHSGSIAYVPQLPCLFSGTIQDNITFGKPLDEIRYREIIEACSLHEDLQQFFKGDLTHIGQRGVSLSGGQSSRICLARALYADRDIYLLDDPLSAVDAQVGKHLFRKCVRGLLSEKICVLVTHQHQFLESNDEIIVMERGSIECQGKYYDLLHNKMLSKNTFAGKRYQRKESLKSSVPLRRRRTETSLGLPTMEAVKDDLNEEGEDRMIGKVSWTLYWKYFRSALPAALLMCLFVLVLFVQVVLISPYWWLSRIANMSDADQQRDLATLGIYGSLVIGALILSTMIYFLFLSTLLRASEKLHDKMFTAIIKAPVVFFDTNPVGRILNRFSKDVGCMDDTLPPQFLLAVQLCLFSLGSILLPAATNYWLVIGIAPLILLFFYYARYYLKTSRELKRLEAIKCSPVYSHISDTIAGLEVIRSSDMAESFLQDLYRYQDQNTPAAIMVLGCGKWLGVRLELLCSLLVTLVAAGAVLATQIPALAGMSLIYALETLDAAQFGVQLTSETENLMTSVERVATFTQIASEPGYFTQNERPHSWPTKGNISFKDLSLRYTEGSHRVLKDITVDIKDKEKVGLVGRTGSGKSSVVAALFRMPEPDGMVMVDGIDLETLNIQDARRTFSVITQDPILFAGSIRGNMDPFTKLEDYEIWNALEDVQIKQWVQLLPGKLQYRLTESGSNLSAGERQLLCLARVLLQKNKIVILDEVAANVDFKTDRLIQEVIRTKLKDVTVLTIAHRLETIIDYDRVMVIDQGRVIEFDKPGALLNNRGSYFAELMKSYNGTVAS